The following is a genomic window from Bacillota bacterium.
CTTGCGCGGCACAGCCCGGCGCAGGAAACGATGGACGCGGGGAGGAATGCCAGATGGCGGATATCAAGGCGAGCATTCCGGGCGGCACCGGCCTCCCGGAGGGGCAAACGACAGGTTATTACGGCGAACTCGCCCGGGCTTACGTCCCGCCGCAGACGTACTCGCGTACTTGGAGCCCCGCCGAGGGCTTGATGAAAGGGACGGTCTTCCCGGAGCTGTACCGGCCGTACGAGCCGGGAATGCGGCCGTGACCGCGGCCGCGATGGCCCCGGCCGGGACCGTCCCCAGCAACCCAGAGACGGAGGGATAGCACATGGATCAGAGACGTCGAGAGCTCCTTCGCATCATGGAGCTGGAGTTTGCGGCCATAGATCTCAACCTGTTTCTGGACACCCATCCGGATGACCAGCGCGCCCTAGCTGATTTCAACGCAGTGGCACAGGAACTTCAGAGGGCGAAGACGGCGTACGAGTCGCGGTACGGACCCGTTCTGAACTACGGACAGAGCACGAGCCAGGGCACGTGGCGTTGGGTGGAGGATCCGTGGCCGTGGGAGATCACCTTCAACAGGTAACAGGAGGGAGTGGCGATCCATGTGGATATATGAGAAGAAGCTCGAGTATCCAATCAGGGTATCGTACACCAACCCGAGGCTGGCCAAGGAGATCATCACCCAATACGGGGGACCCGACGGCGAACTGGCGGCGTCTTTGCGCTATCTGACGCAGCGGTATACCATGCCGATATCCCAGGCGAAAGCGGTGCTCACCGACATCGGCACCGAGGAACTTGCTCACATGGAGATCATCGCGTCCCTGGTCTACAACCTCATCAAAGACGCCAGCGTGCAAGAGATCAAGGCCGCGGGACTCGATGACTATTACGCCGACCACGACAAGGCCCTGTACTTCGTCAACGCCGCCGGCGCGCCGTGGGTCGCGAGCTACATTCAGTCCAAGGGGGACCCCGTCGCCGACCTGCACGAGGACATGGCCGCTGAGCAAAAGGCGAGAGCTACGTACGAGTATCTCATCCGCCTATCGGACGATCCGGATGTTACGGACGCCTTACGATTCCTGAGGGAACGCGAGGTCGTGCACTTCCAGAGGTTCGGGGAGACGCTGAATCTCGTGCACGACTGGATGAACTCAAAGAAGATCTTCTGAGAGCCCGCTCGCCCGGCCTGCCTGTCGCTGCCGCCGTCCGCCCATCCAAGGAGGGGGCGGCAGCGACAAGGCAGAGCAAGGCGCAACCTCACGCCGCGTTCCCTTGCCCCTCACGAGCCTCGTGTCTTGCGGCGAGCTCGCGCTTGATCCTCGCCAGGGCGTCGCCGTGGAGAGGATACATCCTCAGGACCAGGAACGCGAGGATGAGCGCTATCACCGGCACGCCCGCCGTCAGGAAACGGACCCCCGTCTCGACAGACGCTGGCTGCGCCGCAAGGTTCGGGTCATACCCGCTGGCCTTGAGCACCTGGCTCATCACGAGAGCCTGGGCCGAAACGCCGAGCCTGATGAAAAGGGCGTTCGCGCCGAAGTACATACCCTCGCGCCGGCGCCCCGTGAGGACCTCGTCCTCATCGATAACGTCGGCGATCAGCACGTCGAACAGAAGCATGAGGCCGGCGAGGCCGATCCCGAGGAGCGCGCCGCACACGATGCCCATCGCGAGGCCCCTAGCGAGCCCGAATGGGATGAGGGCAAGGGCGAACAATACGATGGCGCTCAACATGGCTTGTTTCGGCCCGACCTTCACCGTATACCGCATCCATGGCGCCAACATGATGAACACCACGAGGAATACCGCACCAAGGAGCAACGACGACTGATCCTCCGCTATCTTCAGGGCGTATTTCGAGTAGAACGGCACGATCGCCATGATGAGGACGAAGACGAACTGCACGAGCATGGACGAGACCACATAGGTCATGAACGACTTGTTTGCGATAGTGTGCTTGAGTGCAGGGAACACGTTGAGCGGCTCCTCACCGGCACGTGCCCCTGTCTCGCGGCTCCCGAGGAGCGAGATGCCGACCGACACCCCCGTGACCACGCCATAGATGATCCCCATGGCGCCCCAGCCCAATCTCCCGTACACCACCGGCGCAAGCGCGATGCCCACGACGAGCCCGACATTTCCGAATATCTGGCGCCACATGGACACCGCAGCCCGGTCCTTGAGGCTCGGGAACATCTCCGGGAAGAGCGCCGTCCAGTTCAGGATGACCAGGGTGAAGATCCCGTCGAAGAGGAACATCATCACTGTGAAGTAAATGAAGAGCGAGAAGTGACCTGCGTTCACTACGCCTGACGGCGGGGTCCAAAGCAATATGAACGCCAGCGTGAGCGGGATGAGGCCCCCGGCGACGTACGGGATCCTGCGTCCCCATCTCGTGCGCGTGCGGTCGGAGAAATACCCGAACAGGGGGTCGTTGATGGCGTTCCAGATCCCGTATGCCATCATGCTGTAACCTATGAGTTCGATCGGGACTTTCAAGACATCCGCGTAGAAGAACACGATGTACGTCTGGACCGCTTGAGAGGACAAGCTCGAGCCGAGGGCACCGAAACTGTATGCCAGTTTCTCCCAAGTCTTCACATCGCGCGCATGCCCCCTCGGCCGTCCAAGCACCGCGCCGCCCTTCCTTACACATCGTCGAACCTCGACCATGACCCTCGACCATGACGGGCAGGAGCGGAGGGCTGCGGGGCGCTCGGCGGGCTCGGGGCGCATACACACCTCCTTCCCGAATGGAATCCGGGATTTCGTCCAGGTCGCCGCCTGTGCAGGCAGGGCTCGGCCGGGGCCCGGCTAGCCCCGGCGAATCCGTGCCTAACCTGAGACGTGCGCGAAATGTACTATTCGTCAGTCATCCCGGGACTCCTTTCGTGGGTCCGACACTGCCTGGACAAGATTCCCAGCCCGCCGTCGCATGCATATTCTGAACCATGAAGCCGGACAAAAGCAGGAACCCTGTACGGAAGTGCGAATGATCACAGGGCCAGGCCTAGGCGGTGATTGGTGTGCAGTCTTCATCCCCAGTCCGGGAGAACCCGTGCTGTCGCAAAGCGGGCGATGCTCCGGCGCGTCGAGCGTGCCTCGTCTGCGGGAAGCGAGGCGTGGACGGGCCCGTCGTCCTCGGGAAAAGGCTTTGCGCCAACTGCGAGCGGGCTATCGTCAACCTTGATGCCGGCGCGCGCGACTACGATTTTTACGTCGCCAAGATCAGGCAGGCCTGGCGGTCATACCTTGAGGCGCGCCAGCGCCTCGCAAGACCGGGAGCGTGTGAGTGAGGCGCACGGCCGGGGCGCCTGGATCTCGCGCACCGGGCAAGCGCCAGGGAGGCGCAATTCGAGCTAGAAGGAGTTCGATAGCGTATGGACCATGCGGGGGCGGGGCGGCGCGGGGTTCGCCGAGACGGCGGGCATACGCCTTTTATGAGTCATACGGCCAACAATGGGGCGCGGGCCACGGACCAGGCTGCCGCGCCCCTTGTGCAGGCGCTGATGGACTACGTCGCGCTCCACCGGGCCCGGTTTCACATGCCCGGCCACAAAGGGAAAGCCCCCGAAGCCGAGGCCGCCACATGCGGCGCCCGGTCTGACGCTCGGCCGGTGGCCGGAACAGCCGTCCGCGGCGCGGGTGCCACCGATCCCGAGCTCGCCAGCCTCTTTCTCACCGGCGCCGGACCTCTCCGTGCGGACGTGACGGAGGTCGAGGGCCTTGACGACCTGCACGCCCCTGGGGGACCGATCAACGAGGCCCAGCGCCTCGCCGCCCTCGCCTACGGCGCGGACCGGACGTTTTTCCTAGTGAATGGCTCCACCTGCGGCCTGGAGGCTGTGATAATGGCGGCGTGCGGGCCGGGTGACGAGATCATCGTATCACGCGACACCCATATGGCTGTTGCGAGCGGCCTCGTGCTGTCCGGCGCGCGTCCCGTGTACGTCGCGCCGGAGGTGGACGAGCTGTACGGGATCCCGCTCGGCCCTTCCGCGGACCGCCTTGACGCCGCGCTCCGCCGTCATCCGCGGGCGCGCGCGGTGGTGCTCACGAACCCCAACTACTACGGGGTGGCGCCCGACGTCAAAACCCTGGTGGCCATCGCGCACGGTTATGGTAAAATAGCAGTGGTGGACGAGGCGCACGGCGCGCACCTGCCCTTTCACGAGGCCCTTCCGCCCTCGGCCCTCGCGGCCGGAGCGGACGCCGTCGTCTCGGGCGCGCACAAGTCGCTGCCGGCTATGACCCAGGCGGCGTTCCTGCACCTCAAGGGAGGCGCGCTGGATGCCGCGAAGGTTGGCCGCATGTTGCGGCTCGTCGAGACCTCGAGCCCGTCGTATGTGCTGATGGCATCGCTGGACGCCGCGAGGCGCGTGGCGGCCACGAGGGGGCGCGAGCTTCTCGACGGGGTGATACGGTGGGCGGCTGCGGCGAGGGAGCGGCTCTCCCGCCTTCCCGGCGTGATGTGCCTTGATGCGGACAGGCTTGCCGCGCGCGGTTTCGCGCACGATCCCACCAAGCTCGTGGTGTCGTTCTGGGGCTTGCGCTCTCGCGGGATAACCGGGGTCGAGATCGCGCGGCGCCTGCGGGAGCGTCATGGGGTCGAGGTGGAGCTCGCGGACGCACGGAATATTCTGGCTATACTGACGATGGCTGACTCCGAGGCTGACGTGGAGAGGCTCGTCGTGGCTATCGAATCGGAGATAGCCGGCATCTGCAGTGACGGAGACGCCGGCGAGCGGAGGGGAGAGGTCGACCGACGTGCTCGCAGGCGCTGCCGAGCCGCCGCGGACGACGAGGCCGGCGAGGTTCGGGTCCCTGTGGCGGCCTATGGGCCCTGTCATGAGGTGAGCGCCTGCAGCCTTTTCAGCTCGACGCCGCCTCTCAGGATGACCCCCAGGGAGGCTGCGCTTTCGCCCACAGAATGGATGCCCGTCCGGGAGGCGTGTGGGCGGGTGGCGGCGGACGTGATCGTGCCTTACCCGCCGGGCCTGCCGGTGGTCTGCCCGGGCGAGGAGATCACGGAGCCGCTCGTGGAGTTCGTCCTCAACGCGCTTTCGTCGGGCACGGCACCCCGGCTTCGGGGCGTGCGCGGCGACGGGGCAGTGCTCGTGGTGGTCGGTGCCGGGCGGGCGCGGCCAGGGCGGGGCCCCGACGCGTGATGCGCGCCAGGGCGGACCACATAACGCACGAGTGGTGACCATGTGTGACGATATGGGCAGTGACGTGATAGAGACGGGTGAAGCTATAGAGACCGGGGATAATGGAGAGGTAAGCAAAGGAAAGGAGGAGAGGCGTCGCGACGACAGGGCACGCGCAGGGAAGGGTGGCCCGCCCGGCGCGCAGCGCGCAGCCTTTGACGGCTGCAGCACGCAGCCTTGTCGCGCGACGATCTTGTGACAAGACGGGAGATAACTGACAACCTGGACGAGCTCCTTGAAGTATTGCCTCCGAGGATACGCGACAGGCTGGAGAGCCTGGGTGACCTCAACGACCTCCTCGAGATCGTTCTCGACCTGGGCCGCCGGCCGGAGGCGCGGTTTCCCGGCGGCAAATTCGTCTATCTCGGCGAGGAGCCCGTGAAGCGCGAGGACATCGAGTTCCTGACCAAGCGCGTCGGCGCGTTCGGCCACGACAACCGGGCCGGGATCGAGCGCACGCTCCACCGCATATCCGGCATTCGCAACCGCTACGGCGAGATCGTCGGGCTCACGTGCCGAATCGGCAGGGCGGTGTACGGCACGATTGACATCGTCCGGGATGTCGTTGAGCTTGGAAAGAGCATACTGCTGCTGGGCAGGCCCGGGGTGGGCAAGACCACCTTGCTACGCGAGGTGGCACGGGTGCTCAGCGATGAATTCAACAAGCGAGTCGTGGTGGTGGACACCTCCAACGAGATCGCGGGGGACGGCGACATCCCGCACCCGGCCATCGGGCGGGCGCGGCGGATGCAGGTCCCGGCGTCCGCGCAGCAGGCGGACGTGATGATCGAGGCTGTGGAGAACCACATGCCCGAGGTCATCGTGATAGACGAGATCGGCACGGAGGCGGAGGCTCAGGCCGCGCGGACCATCGCCGAGCGGGGCGTGCAGCTCGTCGGAACCGCCCACGGCAACACCCTCGAGAACCTCGTCCTCAACCCGACCTTGTCGGACCTCGTGGGGGGCATACAGGTTGTGACCTTGAGCGACGAGGAGGCGAGGAAGCGCGGCACGCAGAAGACTGTGCTGGAGCGCAAGGCTCCGCCCACATTCGATATCGTCATCGAGATCAAGGACCGGGACAGCCTCGCGATCCACCACGACGTGGCTCGCACCGTGGACCTCCTCCTGCGCGGCGTGGAGCCCAGGCCCGAGATAAGGCGTAGGTCCGGCGAGGGTGAGATAGAAGTGGTGCAGGAGAACGGCCTCGCCGAGCTCCTGGCGCGAGAGGAGGGCTTTGTGCCCCGCGACGCCTCGCAGCGCGGCGGCGGGCCGCGAGCCCTGGCAGACCTGGCGGGCATCGTTGAGGCGCCCGAGTGGGGGCACGACTCGGAACAAGCGTGGTCGAAGCGCGACGCGGGCCGTGGCAATCGTGGGCAGCGCCGAGACCTTGACTCCGGCCGCGAACGCGAGCGTGAGGCCGGCTGCGGGCTCGCGACGCCCGGGGCCGCGATGGCGGGCTCGGGAGAGCCTGCGGAAGGGCGGTCTCTCAAGGTGATGAGGCTGTATCCATATGCGGTCAGCCGGAATCGCCTCGAGCAGGCCATCCGCACGACAGGGTTGCCCGTCTTCATCTCCAAGGACCTCACACAGGCCGACGCCGTCCTGACGCTGAAGGGGCAATACCGCAAGATGCCCAAGACCCTGCGTGAGGCGGAAAGGCGCGGCCTTCCAGTGCACATAATACGGAGCAACACGATAACTCAGATATCGAACTTCCTGCGGAACGCGTTCAGCGCGGGCCGCGACGCGATCGAGGCGAGCGCGCTGAAGGAGGCCGAGGAGGCACTGGCGAAGGTCGTGTCCATGGAGTGTCCGGTCGAGCTCAACCCGCAGAACGCCTACGTGAGGATGCTCCAGCACCAGCTCGCGGAGAAGAACAAGGTGAAGTCAACGAGCATAGGAGTGGAGCCGTTCAGAAGAGTGGTCTACTATCTCGACGAGTCGCGTAAGGAGACTATGTAAGGCCACCGACCCGGCGGGTAGCCCGGCGTCGGTGGCGTGTGCCGGGCCGCGAGGGAGGGAGGGAGGGAGACCAGATGAAGCTTGTCATAGCCGTGGTTCAAGACCAGGACGCGTCCTTGCTCATGGACACGTTGGTGGACCGGGGCTTTCGTGCAACCAAGCTGGCCACAACCGGAGGGTTCCTGAGGCAGGGGAACACGACCCTGCTGATAGGTGTGGATAACGGGCAAGTGGACGCGGTGGTCGAGGCGGTCAGGTCCACCTGTCGCTCGCGGACCCAACTGATCCCGTCCATCCCGGAGGTCGGTCGGCCCGCGGATTCGTATGTTGGACAGCCTGTCGAAGTGCCGGTGGGCGGCGCGACAATCTTCGTCCTCAACATAGACAGGTTCGAGAAGGTGTGAGAAACCGGTGGCTTCAGGGAAACGGAAGCGGGCGACTACCACGGGCGGCACGTCCGCCCGAGACCTACCCGGCGGGGTGGGCGCCGGCGGCGGACAGGCACAGGCGTCGCGCGTCCAGCGACTTGTCGCGATGGCGGACCTCTCGGTCGGGCGCGTGAGCCGCGCGCTCGCGGGGGCGCTGGCGCTGGGCAGGGTGTCGCACGCTTACGTTTTCGCGGCGTTCAACCCGGCCTTCGCGGAGCCCGTGGACGGCGGCGGGGCAGGCTCTGGGGGGGACCTCGCGACCGCGGCCGCGCTCTCGTTCGCCCGCCGGCTCAATTGCGAGGCACCCTCGGGAGACAGCGCGTGCGGGAAGTGTCTCTCGTGCCGGCTGGTTGCCGATGCGAACCATCCTGACGTGAGATTGATCGCCCCCGACGGCCTGTCTGTGAAGATCGACCAGGTCCGCGACGTGAAAAGGGAGATGAGCCTGAAGCCCCGGCGCGACGGGGGCTTCCGGGTGATCATCATCGAGGGCGCGGAGAAGATGACGACGGAGGCCCAGAACAGCCTCCTCAAACTGCTTGAGGAGCCCCCTGAGCGGGCCGTGCTGATCCTGGTATGCACGAACCTCGCCGGGCTGCTCCCGACTGTGAGATCCAGGTGCCAGCTTGTCCGCGTCCGCGTGCGCGTCCCGAACGGGGGCGGAGGCGATGATGAGGGGGACATGTTTCGGGCTTTCGTGGACGCCGTCCGTCGCGCCGGCGCGATGTCCCCGCTCGAGGTGCTCGAGGCTGCCGAGGCCTTTGAGAAGCTGGCCCGGGCAGGCGGGGGAGCACGCACAGGGGCAGGGACGGGCACGAGTGCGCGTGCAAGTGCAAGTGCAAGTGCAGGTATAGGTGCAGGCGCGGGGACGCGAGCGGCAGCGGAAGTGGGAGCCGAACCGGGAGCCGAAGCGGGAGCGGAAGCGGGGTCTGGAGCAGTAGGCGAACCAGGGGAGAGCGAGCCCGGGGGCGCCGCGACCGGTCCCGACGCGAGGCTGGAGCCAAGGCAGTGGCTCGAGGCGGCTCTGGTGGAGGCGGCGGCTTGGTTCAGGGATGCGCTGGTCCTCAAGAGCACGGGCGATGTTGGGCTCGCGGGCGGGGGGAGGGCGGCGGGCAGGCTGTCCGAGCTGGCGCGGGACGCCGCCGAGCGCAGCGTGCCCGAGCTCGTGGAGACGATCGACGAAATAGAGGAGACGCGGCGCCGGGTCAGGAAGAACGCGAACATGCGCCTCGCCCTCGAGGCGATGTTTTTCACACTTAAGAGGCGCCGCAGGCCCCAGGGGCGTGCCATGTAGCGGCGCGCAATGCGGGTGCGCGCGACGCTGCCAGTCCCGGTCGTGGGGGGCGCGCGATGCGCGAACGGAGCACCCCCGCGCACGGCAGCAGGACGGTGTGTTTTCCGTGGCACGCCGGATTTGCGGAAGGAGATTATTGCCGATGATAAACGTAGTCGGCGTGAGGTTCAAGAACGCGGGGAAAGTGTACTATTTCGACCCCGGTGACATGGAGCTTTCTGACGGCGACAAAGTCATAGTGGAGACGGTCCGTGGTCTCGAGTGCGGCGAAGTGGTCGGGGAGCCCAGGCTCGTGCCGGACGAGGAGGTGGCCCAGCCGCTCAAGAAGGTGATCCGCAAGGCCACCCCTGAAGATGAGTTGGTGGTGGACGCGAACCGCGAGAAAGAGCGCAGGGCGTTCAAGATCTGCCTCGAGAAGATCGCGGCCCACGGGCTGCCGATGAAGCTCGTTGACGTGGAGTACACGTTCGACGGCAGCAAGATCATCTTCTTTTTCACGGCTGACGGGCGCGTGGATTTCCGCGAGCTCGTGAAGGACCTCGCCGGCGTATTCAGAACCCGCATTGAGCTCCGGCAGATAGGCGTGCGTGACGAGGCCAAGATGATCGGCGGCCTCGGCCCCTGCGGCCGGCCGCTCTGCTGTGCTACGTTCCTGCGGGATTTCGAGCCGGTCTCCATCCGCATGGCCAAAGACCAGAACCTTTCGCTGAATCCCACAAAGATCTCGGGCATATGCGGCCGGCTCATGTGCTGTCTCAAGTACGAGCACGAGGTCTACAAGACGTTGCGCCAGGCGCTGCCCCCTGTTGGAAGTGAGATCGACACCGAGGTGGGCAGGGGCAAGATCACGGAGCTCGACGTCCTCAAGGGAATCGCGTGCGTAAAGATGGAGGACGGCAAGATAGTGCACGTGGACGTCCGCCGACAAAACGGCGCCTCTCGCTATCCTGTCGTGACGAGCAGGTGGAGCGGGCCGTGTGCCCCGTGCGTCCCGTGCGAGGAAGCCGGGCAGCTTGAGGCGACCGAGACGGAGACCGGGACTGAGCCTAAGGCTGAGAGTGAGATTGAGGTTGAGACTGAGACGGCGGCTCAGACGGCGACCGAGACTCGGAGCGAGACATGGGCCGAGATGGAGACGGGTGCCGGGGCACGCGGCCCACAGGCAGCCGCGACAGCCGTGGGAGGCACGGCAGGCGTGGCCGGTGCGGCCGGTGCGGTCGGCGGAGAGGTTGAGGCCCAGGTCCACGAGGTCGACGCACCCGGGGTGAGGGGCGGTGCCGCAGCACCGCCCGCGGGCGGCCAGCCTGAGGCTCGTGCGCGCGGTCAAGCTCAGGCCCGCGGTGAAACCGGGGCTCAGGATCGAGCTGCCGCCGAGGCACGCGCGAACGTGCACGCTAAAGCCCAGCCCCGCGCTCGAGCCGGCGCGGCGGTTGCGCCCGGAGCGAGCGACTCCGCCGACCCGCGGAGGCGCCGTGGCGAGCGGGGCGGGCGGCGCGAAGGTAATGAGCGCCGCGAGGGCAGGGACCACCGTCGCGGCGCGGCAGCGCCCGGGTACCGGGCGGGGGACGGGCGCGAGCAGCCGGTTCCCCCCTCCGCGCACGCCGATGTCGCGGCCGCCGCGGAACGAGCCGGCACTGCGTCCGCTTCAGTAGAGGTTGGGGCGGTGAGCGCTGCGGGAATCGCGCGTGCCACTAGCGGGCAAGCCGCGAATTTCGTGAAGCCGGTGAGTCCTAGACGTCGCGCCGCCAGGCGCCGGTGGAGGTCGGGCAGCCGGCCCGGGCAGGAAACGGGCCGACCGCGTTCGCCTGCGGCGGCGGGGCCAGACGCGGCACACCCGCACCCGGGGCCGGGCAGCGGGGGGCGGGCGGGCCGCGAAGAGGACGGAGGCGCGGTCCAGAGCGGAGGCGAGGCCCAAAGCGGAGGGCTGGCCCGGAGCGGAAGCGCGGACGCGTCCTCTGGAGCCGGAGTGCCCGGAACACCGCACAGGCAGGATGCCGCGCCGGGAGGCGAGCAGGACCCGAGGACGGCGGCGGGCCCGAAGGCGGGGCCGGGGCGTGGTGGCTCGCGCGTGAGGCGTCGGGGTGCGAGGCGCCGTCGAAGGACGCCGACGCCGCCGCGTCAGGCGGGACAGGCGCCGGACGGCGCTCGTCACGCGTCCGGGTCCGAACAGGGTGAAGACGGCAAGGATGTGTGAGGCCAAAGGCGGGGCTAGGCCGCCGGAGGGCGTGGTTGACAGGTGAGGATCGTGGAGATGACAGGGCCCGCAGGGCAGAGGCCTGACGCGAACGCGGGATGCTCTGGAGAGACGCGCCCGCGGCGATCGGCAGCGGCGGCGACGGGCACGGGGCGGCCGGGACCGGGAACCGCGACACCGGAGGCCACCGCGCCGGAGGGCCGGGCCACCGGCACTTTGTACGTGTGCGCGACTCCGATCGGGAACCTCGAGGACATAACGATGAGGGCGCTCAGGATCTTACGCGCGGTGGACCTGATCGCCGCCGAGGATACACGGCAGACGCGAAAGCTCCTGGCGCACTATGACATCGCAGCCAGAATGGTGAGCTGCCACGAACACAACGAGCGTGCCCAGGCGGCGCGGATCATCGAGGTCCTGTTGGGCGGGGGTGATGTCGCCCTGGTATCTGACGCAGGGACGCCCGTGGTGTCAGATCCTGGCGCTCACCTCATCAAGGAGGCGATATCCAAAGGCATCCCTGTGGTGCCTATCCCTGGGCCGTCGGCAGCGGTGGCGGCTCTCGTGGTGTCGGGGTTCTGCGCGACGGAGTTTACATTCGTGGGGTTCCTGCCTAGGAAGGGGCGGAAACGTCGCGAGGCGCTCCAGCGGCTCGCTGGGGAGAATAGGGTGGTCGTCCTGTACGAGTCCCCGTACAGGGTCGCTGAGACTCTCTCGGACCTTGCTGAGGCTGTGGGGGGCGAGCGAAGGGTCGCGGTCGCCCGCGAACTCACGAAGGTGCACGAAGAGGTCGTCCGGGGCGCCCTGGGTGAGGTTGCCGCCCTGTTTGAAGGCGCCCGAGTAAAGGGCGAAGTAACTATAGTGCTGGACGCACCGGACGCCCCGGGACGACGTTCCGGGAACACAAAGACAGGGGGCGACGACGCGAAATAGACGCCGTCCCCCCTCCTTGCCTCGCCTAAAGCTTGTCAAGCTTGCGACGCCCCGAGGACGGCGCAACGGGGAGATGGGGTCCTCGGGGAGAAAGGCAGGGCCTCTTTCCTAGATGAGGCCCTTCATTTCCTCCAGACAATCGCGGCAGATGTTCTTGTCCTTGTACACCCTAATGTTGTCGGCGTTCCCGCAGAAAATGCAGGCAGGCTCATACTTCTTCAGTATGATCTTCTCGCCGTCAACGTAGATCTCGAGGGCATCCTTCTCTGCGATTTGGAGCGTCCTGCGAAGCTCGATTGGAATTACTACGCGACCTAGCTCATCGACTTTCCGAACAATCCCCGTTGATTTCATGTCTGTCAGCTCCCTCTTTCGTATTGAAAGCTCCCTCCAGGCTTCGACAACCTCCTTACACACTATACTTTATTTTCCAAGGCAAGTCAAGGCTCCCTTAAGAGTTTTTACCTTATCTAGCAAAATAAGCTCTATTAGCTGCCATTTTGGCACAGTTGGCGCTACGTGAGAGCGTAACGCGCCGGCTCGGTCACTCGCCCGTTTCCCATGGTCCCCGGGGCCCGGGACGGTCGTATCACGGGGTCGAGACGTGTCGTTGACCTTGGCCAGTCCAGTGAGGAGGTTGCGATCTGTCTCGATGCGACGCGGGGAAGCATATCACTGGGGCGGCATCGCTTTGGGCTTGACACGGGGTGAGGGCTCAGGATAATATGAGACAAGACGTTTCATTCCCTTAACCATTCGACAAAGCCGACTGCGCCGTGATGGCGTGCGAAGAAGTCAAAGGCGATGATGGGGAC
Proteins encoded in this region:
- a CDS encoding spore coat associated protein CotJA, translating into MADIKASIPGGTGLPEGQTTGYYGELARAYVPPQTYSRTWSPAEGLMKGTVFPELYRPYEPGMRP
- a CDS encoding spore coat protein CotJB, translating into MDQRRRELLRIMELEFAAIDLNLFLDTHPDDQRALADFNAVAQELQRAKTAYESRYGPVLNYGQSTSQGTWRWVEDPWPWEITFNR
- a CDS encoding manganese catalase family protein translates to MWIYEKKLEYPIRVSYTNPRLAKEIITQYGGPDGELAASLRYLTQRYTMPISQAKAVLTDIGTEELAHMEIIASLVYNLIKDASVQEIKAAGLDDYYADHDKALYFVNAAGAPWVASYIQSKGDPVADLHEDMAAEQKARATYEYLIRLSDDPDVTDALRFLREREVVHFQRFGETLNLVHDWMNSKKIF
- a CDS encoding MFS transporter; this encodes MKTWEKLAYSFGALGSSLSSQAVQTYIVFFYADVLKVPIELIGYSMMAYGIWNAINDPLFGYFSDRTRTRWGRRIPYVAGGLIPLTLAFILLWTPPSGVVNAGHFSLFIYFTVMMFLFDGIFTLVILNWTALFPEMFPSLKDRAAVSMWRQIFGNVGLVVGIALAPVVYGRLGWGAMGIIYGVVTGVSVGISLLGSRETGARAGEEPLNVFPALKHTIANKSFMTYVVSSMLVQFVFVLIMAIVPFYSKYALKIAEDQSSLLLGAVFLVVFIMLAPWMRYTVKVGPKQAMLSAIVLFALALIPFGLARGLAMGIVCGALLGIGLAGLMLLFDVLIADVIDEDEVLTGRRREGMYFGANALFIRLGVSAQALVMSQVLKASGYDPNLAAQPASVETGVRFLTAGVPVIALILAFLVLRMYPLHGDALARIKRELAARHEAREGQGNAA
- a CDS encoding aminotransferase class I/II-fold pyridoxal phosphate-dependent enzyme, translating into MDHAGAGRRGVRRDGGHTPFMSHTANNGARATDQAAAPLVQALMDYVALHRARFHMPGHKGKAPEAEAATCGARSDARPVAGTAVRGAGATDPELASLFLTGAGPLRADVTEVEGLDDLHAPGGPINEAQRLAALAYGADRTFFLVNGSTCGLEAVIMAACGPGDEIIVSRDTHMAVASGLVLSGARPVYVAPEVDELYGIPLGPSADRLDAALRRHPRARAVVLTNPNYYGVAPDVKTLVAIAHGYGKIAVVDEAHGAHLPFHEALPPSALAAGADAVVSGAHKSLPAMTQAAFLHLKGGALDAAKVGRMLRLVETSSPSYVLMASLDAARRVAATRGRELLDGVIRWAAAARERLSRLPGVMCLDADRLAARGFAHDPTKLVVSFWGLRSRGITGVEIARRLRERHGVEVELADARNILAILTMADSEADVERLVVAIESEIAGICSDGDAGERRGEVDRRARRRCRAAADDEAGEVRVPVAAYGPCHEVSACSLFSSTPPLRMTPREAALSPTEWMPVREACGRVAADVIVPYPPGLPVVCPGEEITEPLVEFVLNALSSGTAPRLRGVRGDGAVLVVVGAGRARPGRGPDA
- a CDS encoding AAA family ATPase, translated to MTRREITDNLDELLEVLPPRIRDRLESLGDLNDLLEIVLDLGRRPEARFPGGKFVYLGEEPVKREDIEFLTKRVGAFGHDNRAGIERTLHRISGIRNRYGEIVGLTCRIGRAVYGTIDIVRDVVELGKSILLLGRPGVGKTTLLREVARVLSDEFNKRVVVVDTSNEIAGDGDIPHPAIGRARRMQVPASAQQADVMIEAVENHMPEVIVIDEIGTEAEAQAARTIAERGVQLVGTAHGNTLENLVLNPTLSDLVGGIQVVTLSDEEARKRGTQKTVLERKAPPTFDIVIEIKDRDSLAIHHDVARTVDLLLRGVEPRPEIRRRSGEGEIEVVQENGLAELLAREEGFVPRDASQRGGGPRALADLAGIVEAPEWGHDSEQAWSKRDAGRGNRGQRRDLDSGREREREAGCGLATPGAAMAGSGEPAEGRSLKVMRLYPYAVSRNRLEQAIRTTGLPVFISKDLTQADAVLTLKGQYRKMPKTLREAERRGLPVHIIRSNTITQISNFLRNAFSAGRDAIEASALKEAEEALAKVVSMECPVELNPQNAYVRMLQHQLAEKNKVKSTSIGVEPFRRVVYYLDESRKETM
- the rsmI gene encoding 16S rRNA (cytidine(1402)-2'-O)-methyltransferase, which produces MRIVEMTGPAGQRPDANAGCSGETRPRRSAAAATGTGRPGPGTATPEATAPEGRATGTLYVCATPIGNLEDITMRALRILRAVDLIAAEDTRQTRKLLAHYDIAARMVSCHEHNERAQAARIIEVLLGGGDVALVSDAGTPVVSDPGAHLIKEAISKGIPVVPIPGPSAAVAALVVSGFCATEFTFVGFLPRKGRKRREALQRLAGENRVVVLYESPYRVAETLSDLAEAVGGERRVAVARELTKVHEEVVRGALGEVAALFEGARVKGEVTIVLDAPDAPGRRSGNTKTGGDDAK
- a CDS encoding AbrB/MazE/SpoVT family DNA-binding domain-containing protein, giving the protein MKSTGIVRKVDELGRVVIPIELRRTLQIAEKDALEIYVDGEKIILKKYEPACIFCGNADNIRVYKDKNICRDCLEEMKGLI